The Acidobacteriota bacterium region GGAAGAAATCGACGAATTCGGGGGTGACGCGCCCCTCGCGGTCGGCCAGGTTGGGGGAAGGGGGAGCCATCTCCAGGCGGTTCTTGAAGTCCACCCCCCGGATCCTGAGCGGTTCAAATACGTGCGTGTAGCGCGATCCCATGTCGGTATGTCCTTTCCCCGCTATGAGGCGACTCCGGCCCCGTTCTTGTCAAGAGAAAT contains the following coding sequences:
- a CDS encoding NADH:flavin oxidoreductase, translating into MGSRYTHVFEPLRIRGVDFKNRLEMAPPSPNLADREGRVTPEFVDFF